A section of the Mastomys coucha isolate ucsf_1 unplaced genomic scaffold, UCSF_Mcou_1 pScaffold15, whole genome shotgun sequence genome encodes:
- the LOC116092074 gene encoding olfactory receptor 5M10-like, producing the protein MSSLNNTAVMDFILVGLTDSPVLGRILFVLFLAIYLITLTGNLCMIVLIRTNSHLQTPMYFFLGHLSFVDICYSSNVTPNMLHGFISDQKTISYAGCFTQCLLFIALVITEFYILASMALDRYVAICSPLHYSTRMSKNVCVSLVTFSYVFGFLNGLSQTLLTFHLSFCGSHEINHFYCADPPLIMLACSDTHVKKMAMFVVAGFTLISSLSIILLSYLYIFAAILRIRSAEGRQKAFSTCGSHLTTVTIFYGTLFCMYLKPPSERSVEESKVIAVFYTFLSPLLNPLIYSLRNKDVINAMKQVIKGNFCQKILV; encoded by the coding sequence ATGTCATCCTTAAACAACACTGCAGTGATGGATTTCATTCTTGTGGGACTCACTGAcagcccagtgctggggaggatcCTCTTTGTGCTGTTTCTTGCCATTTACCTTATAACGCTGACAGGAAACCTGTGTATGATTGTGCTTATCAGGACCAATTCCCACCTGCAaacacccatgtacttcttccttggCCACCTCTCCTTTGTAGACATTTGCTACTCTTCCAATGTTACCCCAAACATGCTGCATGGTTTCATCTCAGACCAGAAGACCATCTCCTATGCTGGATGCTTCACGCAGTGTCTCCTCTTCATTGCTTTGGTGATCACTGAGTTTTATATCCTTGCTTCAATGGCACTGGATCGCTATGTGGCTATTTGCAGCCCTCTGCATTACAGTACCAGGATGTCCAAGAATGTTTGTGTCTCTCTAGTCACATTCTCATATGTGTTTGGTTTCCTGAATGGGCTGTCTCAGACTCTGCTCACTTTCCACCTGTCTTTTTGTGGCTCCCATGAAATCAACCACTTTTACTGTGCAGATCCCCCTCTGATCATGCTAGCCTGCTCTGACACTCATGTCAAAAAGATGGCCATGTTTGTTGTTGCTGGGTTCACTCTCATAAGTTCTCTCTCTATCATTCTTCTCTCCTACTTGTATATTTTTGCAGCCATCTTGAGGATCCGTTCTGCAGAAGGCAGGCAAAAAGCCTTTTCTACATGTGGTTCTCACCTGACAACAGTCACTATATTTTATGGAACCCTTTTCTGCATGTATTTAAAGCCTCCATCAGAGAGGTCAGTTGAGGAATCCAAAGTGATTGCAGTTTTTTACACTTTTCTGAGTCCACTGCTGAACCCTTTGATCTATAGCCTAAGGAATAAGGACGTTATCAATGCTATGAAACAGGTAATCAAGGGAAATTTCTGTCAGAAAATTTTGGTTTAG
- the LOC116092072 gene encoding olfactory receptor 1020 gives MVRTVKGIQDKNDTEVTEFILLGLSDNPDLQGVLFALFLLIYIVTLVGNLGMMALIKIDRSLHTPMYFFLSSLSFVDVSYSSSVTPKMLVNLVAEDKGISFNGCAAQFFFFGSFLGTECFLLAMMAYDRYVAIWSPLLYPVLMSGRICFMLVSTSFLAGFGNAAIHTGMTFRLSFCGSNKINHFYCDTPPLLKLSCSDTHINGIVIMAFSSFNVISCVLIVLISYLCILIAILKMPSAEGRHKAFSTCASHLMAVTIFFGTILFMYLRPTSSYSMEQDKVVSVFYTVVIPMLNPLIYSLKNKDVKKAVKKILHNYVV, from the coding sequence ATGGTGAGAACTGTAAAAGGAATCCAAGATAAAAATGACACAGAAGTGACAGAATTTATCCTTTTGGGCCTCTCAGACAATCCAGACCTACAAGGTGTCCTCTTTGCATTGTTTCTGCTCATCTACATAGTTACACTGGTGGGTAATTTGGGCATGATGGCCCTGATTAAGATTGATCGCAGTCTGCACACACCTATGTACTTCTTTCTTAGCAGCCTTTCCTTTGTTGATGTCTCTTATTCTTCTTCTGTCACCCCTAAGATGCTAGTAAACCTAGTGGCTGAGGATAAGGGCATTTCGTTCAATGGCTGTGCTGCCCAATTCTTCTTCTTTGGCTCCTTCTTGGGAACTGAATGCTTCCTGCTAGCCatgatggcctatgaccgctatgtagcCATCTGGAGTCCCCTGCTATACCCAGTTCTCATGTCTGGGAGAATTTGTTTTATGTTGGTGTCTACTTCATTCCTAGCAGGCTTTGGCAATGCAGCCATCCACACAGGGATGACTTTCAGACTGTCCTTTTGTGGCTCTAATAAGATCAATCATTTCTACTGTgacaccccacccctgctcaaACTCTCATGTTCCGACACTCACATTAATGGCATTGTGATCATGGCCTTCTCCAGTTTCAATGTCATCAGCTGTGTTCTGATTGTTCTCATTTCTTACCTGTGCATCCTCATCGCCATATTGAAGATGCCTTCTGCAGAGGGAAGACACAAAGCCTTCTCCACCTGTGCCTCCCACCTCATGGCTGTTACCATCTTCTTTGGAACAATTCTTTTCATGTACTTGCGCCCTACTTCTAGCTACTCTATGGAGCAGGACAAAGTTGTCTCTGTTTTTTATACAGTAGTGATTCCGATGCTTAATCCTCTCAtctatagtttaaaaaataaggatGTTAAGAAAGCAGTGAAGAAAATCTTACATAATTATGTGGTTTGA
- the LOC116092073 gene encoding olfactory receptor 1020-like yields MVRMVKGIQDKNDTEVTEFILLGLSDNPDLQGGLFALFLVIYLMTLVGNLGMIALIKVDRCLHTPMYFFLSSLSFVDASSSSTVTPKMLLNLVAEDKGISFNGCAAQFFFFGSFLGTECFLLAMMAYDRYAAIWSPLLYPVLMSGRICFMLVSTSFLAGFGNAAIHTGMTFRLSFCGSNKINHFYCDTPPLLKLSCSDIHINGIVIMVFSSFTVLICVLIVLISYLCILIAILKMPSAEGRHKAFSTCASHLTAVTIFFGSILFMYLRPTTSYSMEQDKIVSVFYTVVIPMLNPLIYSLKNKDVKESVKKILQKHIL; encoded by the coding sequence ATGGTCAGAATGGTAAAAGGTATCCAAGATAAAAATGACACAGAAGTGACAGAATTTATCCTTTTGGGCCTCTCAGACAATCCAGACCTACAAGGTGGCCTCTTTGCATTGTTTCTAGTCATCTACCTGATGACCCTGGTGGGTAATTTGGGCATGATTGCACTGATTAAGGTTGACCGCTGTCTGCACACACCTATGTACTTCTTTCTCAGCAGTCTTTCTTTTGTTGACgcctcttcctcttctacagTCACCCCTAAAATGCTGCTGAACCTTGTCGCTGAGGATAAGGGCATTTCGTTCAATGGCTGTGCTGCCCAATTCTTCTTCTTTGGCTCCTTCTTGGGAACTGAATGCTTCCTGCTAGCCatgatggcctatgaccgctatgcaGCCATCTGGAGTCCTCTGTTATACCCAGTTCTCATGTCTGGGAGAATTTGTTTTATGTTGGTGTCTACTTCATTCCTAGCAGGCTTTGGCAATGCAGCCATCCACACAGGGATGACTTTCAGACTGTCCTTTTGTGGCTCTAATAAGATCAATCATTTCTACTGTGATACCCCACCCCTGCTCAAACTCTCATGCTCTGACATCCATATTAATGGCATTGTGATCATGGTCTTTTCCAGTTTTACTGTTCTCATCTGTGTTCTGATTGTTCTCATTTCTTACCTGTGCATCCTCATCGCCATATTGAAGATGCCTTCTGCAGAAGGAAGACACAAAGCCTTCTCCACTTGTGCCTCCCACCTCACGGCTGTTACCATCTTCTTTGGTTCAATTCTCTTTATGTACTTGCGCCCTACTACTAGCTACTCTATGGAGCAGGACAAAATTGTCTCTGTGTTTTATACAGTAGTGATTCCCATGCTTAATCCTCTCATctacagtttaaaaaataaagatgtgaaaGAGTCAGTAAAAAAAATCTTGCAGAAACACATTCTATGA